The Thermodesulfobacteriota bacterium DNA window CCGGGACGTCCCGCGGGAGGTAGACGTCTATTATCGCGGTCCTGGCGAAGACGGCCGAGAGGAGCAGGAAGGGGATGAGGACCATAAAGAGGTTCATCACCGGTATCAGGTTCAGGTCGGTCCAGACCGGGTTTTTGTGGAGCCTTCTGGTAGGTCTCCTAGCCATCGGTTCTTCTGTCCGGCCGGTTGTGGACGAGGAGGTTTATAAGCTTTACCGAGAACTCGTCTATCTCGTCCACCAGCCTGTGCGCCTTGGACTGCAGGAGGCTGTAGGTAATGAGCATGGGTATGGCCACGATGAGGCCGAAGGCGGTGGTGTAGAGCGCCAGCGATATGCCGCTTGCCAGGAGCGCGGCCTTCTGCGAGGGGTCCGCGGCGCCCACCGCGGAGAAGGCCTGGATAAGGCCCTGTATGGTCCCCAGAAGCCCCAGCAGCGTGGCCACGTTGGCCACCATCGCGAGGTAGGGCACCCGCCTGTCTATGGACGGTATGACCTCGAGCGATACCTCGTCCACCGCGTTCTGCAGTTCCCGTTC harbors:
- a CDS encoding MotA/TolQ/ExbB proton channel family protein; protein product: VIYLVFRYSVDGNALWKRVSKCVREGEVEKARSFCRGSEAPLAMMLDRGLSTYGKSERELQNAVDEVSLEVIPSIDRRVPYLAMVANVATLLGLLGTIQGLIQAFSAVGAADPSQKAALLASGISLALYTTAFGLIVAIPMLITYSLLQSKAHRLVDEIDEFSVKLINLLVHNRPDRRTDG